The proteins below come from a single Mycolicibacterium sp. TY81 genomic window:
- a CDS encoding cellulase family glycosylhydrolase, with protein sequence MYWSLRGLVRACVFRGIVAMLPIALICAYAPSSGPANLTAQIENTAEIVSAPSTIGIADSGLYGQTQAQIDQTLDTLQSIGVQDIRVFVPWIFVEPAQGTYNWSYMDMVMQAAADRNMGVMVEIASTPTWAGSSTSITGAGTPDPATYAAFAAEVAKRYGSTISAYEIWNEPNYVLSSDPIDATAYAALLKAAYPAIKAVDPTATVVAGALGSVISFGSITLDPVTFVKEMLAAGASGYFDALSFHPYQESLPFSSGAGVANSPLTQLNAIYQLLQQYGDGNLKIWISEFGASTNDVSEQTQADLIKNLLDTWQTLAYAGPVFIYTAQDGVAGADGYGIYNADWTPKLAVAVIAAAIKEYATSAAGGVGSTVGGIVSGVTAIAQSLASLLNSISLAIQGEFQQLGKAINAWVTAVSSHLSGVLPTSTPLAAKATATATAATASVATTTAATAAAAESGTTESTETTSTATKLKKRAKGTGVDAGSTASAVSDTTAPSGTAADGKTSDTAADGKASDAAAADPAGKTSGKPRKDDGSTSPSKDTRGKATTSDKANTSDKATKPDRSDAGASDAPPPVDKRSHRHRDASAKSSASGS encoded by the coding sequence ATGTATTGGTCGCTGCGTGGATTGGTCCGTGCCTGTGTGTTTCGCGGCATTGTCGCGATGCTCCCGATCGCACTGATCTGCGCGTACGCGCCGTCGAGTGGGCCGGCGAATCTGACCGCCCAGATCGAGAACACCGCCGAAATCGTGTCTGCGCCGTCGACCATCGGGATCGCCGACTCGGGGCTGTACGGACAGACCCAGGCGCAGATCGACCAGACACTCGACACCCTGCAGTCCATCGGGGTCCAGGACATCCGGGTCTTCGTGCCGTGGATCTTCGTCGAACCTGCGCAGGGCACCTACAACTGGTCCTACATGGACATGGTCATGCAGGCCGCGGCCGACCGGAACATGGGCGTCATGGTGGAGATCGCCAGCACGCCGACATGGGCGGGCTCCTCGACGTCCATCACAGGTGCCGGCACGCCGGACCCGGCCACGTACGCGGCGTTCGCGGCCGAGGTGGCCAAGCGCTACGGCTCGACCATCTCGGCGTACGAGATCTGGAACGAGCCGAATTACGTGTTGTCGTCGGATCCCATCGACGCCACTGCCTACGCGGCGCTGCTCAAGGCGGCCTACCCGGCGATCAAGGCGGTCGACCCGACCGCCACCGTGGTCGCCGGCGCGCTCGGCAGCGTCATCAGCTTCGGCAGCATCACGCTCGATCCGGTGACGTTCGTCAAGGAGATGCTGGCCGCCGGCGCGTCCGGCTACTTCGACGCGTTGTCGTTCCATCCGTATCAGGAGTCGCTGCCCTTCTCGTCGGGCGCCGGCGTCGCGAATTCCCCACTGACGCAACTGAATGCGATCTATCAGCTGCTGCAGCAGTACGGCGACGGCAACCTCAAGATCTGGATCAGTGAGTTCGGTGCGTCGACCAACGACGTCAGCGAGCAGACCCAGGCCGACCTGATCAAGAACCTGCTCGATACGTGGCAGACCCTCGCCTATGCCGGGCCGGTGTTCATCTACACCGCGCAGGACGGCGTCGCCGGTGCCGACGGCTACGGCATCTACAACGCCGACTGGACCCCGAAGCTCGCCGTCGCCGTCATCGCGGCGGCCATCAAGGAGTACGCCACCAGCGCGGCCGGAGGTGTCGGCTCGACGGTCGGTGGCATCGTCTCCGGTGTCACGGCGATAGCCCAGTCGCTGGCGAGTCTGCTGAATTCGATCAGCCTGGCGATCCAGGGCGAGTTCCAGCAGTTGGGCAAGGCCATCAACGCCTGGGTCACGGCGGTCAGCTCGCACCTCAGCGGAGTCCTGCCGACATCTACGCCGTTGGCCGCAAAGGCAACCGCCACCGCCACCGCCGCCACGGCATCCGTTGCGACGACGACCGCCGCCACCGCGGCGGCCGCGGAATCCGGGACGACCGAATCCACGGAAACCACATCGACGGCAACCAAGCTGAAGAAGCGCGCCAAGGGGACCGGCGTGGACGCCGGGTCAACCGCGTCGGCGGTGTCAGACACCACCGCGCCGTCGGGTACCGCTGCGGACGGCAAGACGTCGGATACCGCCGCGGACGGCAAGGCATCGGACGCCGCCGCGGCTGACCCGGCCGGCAAGACGTCGGGCAAGCCCCGCAAGGATGACGGATCGACGTCACCCTCGAAGGACACGCGCGGCAAGGCCACCACGTCGGACAAGGCCAACACGTCCGACAAGGCCACGAAGCCGGACCGGTCAGACGCTGGGGCGTCGGACGCGCCGCCACCCGTCGACAAGCGTTCCCACCGGCACCGCGACGCGAGCGCGAAATCGTCGGCATCCGGCAGCTGA
- a CDS encoding TetR/AcrR family transcriptional regulator, translating into MLTRAESQAQTRQEVLDSAARLFYANGYHGTSIAAIAADAGRTIGAVYSNFAGKEALCLEVLRTRYLAETTKLLEMLVGESDSMDDRFGALATWWSRLSSDIPLTVLGSEYLLSTLGDPEQTAGTRETIDRFRESVRVMVEDLIPEGVDAADPRLDEAIDAIVATGSGLAISQAIGMADADQSAALLVTTLRMWMDRLATPQAADDQCDKPGPTKGKRAGTKNTRKPASPSR; encoded by the coding sequence GTGTTGACACGCGCAGAGAGTCAGGCGCAGACGCGCCAGGAGGTGCTCGATTCGGCGGCGCGGCTCTTCTATGCGAACGGCTATCACGGCACCTCCATCGCAGCCATCGCGGCTGACGCCGGGCGCACCATCGGTGCTGTCTACAGCAACTTCGCGGGCAAAGAGGCGCTGTGCCTCGAAGTCCTCCGCACGAGGTACCTCGCGGAAACCACCAAACTGCTGGAAATGCTTGTCGGCGAATCTGATTCGATGGACGACAGGTTCGGGGCGCTGGCGACCTGGTGGTCCCGGTTGTCCTCGGACATCCCGCTCACGGTGCTCGGTTCGGAGTACCTGTTGAGCACCTTGGGAGACCCGGAGCAGACCGCCGGGACGAGGGAGACCATCGATCGGTTCCGGGAGTCGGTCCGGGTGATGGTCGAGGACCTGATACCCGAGGGCGTCGACGCCGCAGACCCGCGCTTGGACGAGGCGATCGACGCCATCGTGGCGACCGGAAGCGGATTGGCGATATCTCAGGCGATCGGGATGGCCGACGCCGACCAGAGTGCGGCGCTGCTGGTCACCACGCTGCGGATGTGGATGGATCGGTTGGCCACACCGCAGGCCGCGGACGATCAGTGCGACAAGCCCGGGCCGACCAAGGGGAAGCGGGCCGGCACCAAGAACACCAGGAAGCCGGCGTCGCCCAGCCGCTGA
- a CDS encoding cyclopropane mycolic acid synthase family methyltransferase, which translates to MIQESAEAKDMRPHFEDIQAHYDLSDDFFGLFQDNSRKYSCAYFTGPFVSMEEAQLANVDQHLEQLDLKPGMTLLEIGCGWGLTMQRAMEKYDVNVIGLTLSKNQQAFCTELLSNTASDRSHRVLLKGWEEFHEPVDRIVSIEAFEHFGFERYDDFFKNCYEIMPADGRMTIQSSVSYHPMDMAARGKKLTFEMARFIKFMATDIFPGGRLPSTQMMVDHGEKAGFNVPEPLSLRNHYIKTLGVWAANLEHAKDKAIEIAGQENYDRYMKYLTGCQFYFLDECLDVSLVTYTKQKEAA; encoded by the coding sequence ATGATTCAGGAGTCCGCAGAGGCCAAGGACATGCGGCCGCATTTCGAGGACATCCAGGCGCACTACGACCTGTCCGACGATTTCTTTGGGCTGTTCCAGGACAACTCCCGCAAGTACAGCTGCGCCTACTTCACCGGACCGTTCGTCTCGATGGAGGAGGCCCAGCTCGCCAACGTCGACCAGCACCTCGAACAGCTTGACCTCAAGCCCGGCATGACGCTGCTGGAGATCGGCTGCGGCTGGGGTCTGACGATGCAGCGCGCCATGGAGAAGTACGACGTCAATGTCATCGGCCTGACGTTGAGCAAGAACCAGCAGGCGTTCTGCACGGAGCTGCTCAGCAACACCGCGTCGGACCGCTCGCACCGCGTGCTGCTGAAGGGCTGGGAAGAGTTCCACGAGCCGGTGGACCGCATCGTGTCGATCGAGGCCTTCGAACACTTCGGCTTCGAGCGCTACGACGACTTCTTCAAGAACTGCTACGAGATCATGCCCGCCGACGGCCGCATGACCATCCAGAGCAGCGTGAGCTACCACCCGATGGACATGGCCGCGCGCGGCAAGAAGCTGACGTTCGAGATGGCCCGGTTCATCAAGTTCATGGCGACCGACATCTTCCCCGGCGGCCGGCTGCCCAGCACCCAGATGATGGTGGATCACGGCGAGAAGGCCGGCTTCAACGTCCCCGAGCCGCTGTCGCTGCGCAACCACTACATCAAGACGCTCGGCGTGTGGGCCGCCAACCTGGAGCACGCCAAGGACAAGGCCATCGAGATCGCGGGCCAGGAGAACTACGACCGGTACATGAAGTATCTGACCGGCTGCCAGTTCTACTTCCTTGACGAGTGCCTCGACGTCAGCCTGGTCACCTACACCAAGCAGAAGGAAGCCGCGTAG
- a CDS encoding M15 family metallopeptidase has translation MFVRTLVALGALLSVGNFGPDLGAASAAPQPAPPPVSPQAAAAGLIDVRSVVPDAVIDLRYATPNNFVGVPLYPADARCLIHESMAPGLATAARILRAHGEVLTFWDCYRPHDVQVRMFQAVPDPNWVAKPSQFARSHESGRSVDVTITGVDMGTDFDDFTPRATAYATTGVTPAQQANRARLRDAMVAGGLTVYPGEWWHFNGPGASEPRPILDVPVN, from the coding sequence ATGTTCGTGCGAACACTCGTCGCCTTGGGCGCGCTGCTGTCGGTCGGGAACTTCGGGCCGGACCTCGGCGCGGCCTCGGCAGCACCACAGCCCGCCCCGCCGCCGGTGTCACCGCAGGCCGCTGCGGCCGGACTGATCGACGTCCGGTCCGTCGTCCCCGATGCGGTGATCGACCTGCGCTACGCCACCCCGAACAACTTCGTCGGTGTCCCGCTGTATCCCGCCGATGCCCGGTGCCTGATCCACGAGTCCATGGCGCCGGGGCTGGCCACCGCCGCCCGGATTCTGCGCGCGCACGGCGAGGTACTGACGTTCTGGGACTGCTACCGCCCGCATGACGTGCAGGTCCGGATGTTCCAGGCCGTGCCGGACCCGAACTGGGTCGCCAAACCCAGCCAGTTCGCCCGCAGCCACGAGTCCGGTCGGTCGGTGGACGTCACCATCACCGGCGTCGACATGGGTACCGATTTCGACGACTTCACGCCGCGCGCGACGGCCTACGCGACCACGGGCGTCACCCCCGCACAGCAGGCCAACCGCGCGCGACTGCGCGACGCGATGGTCGCCGGTGGGCTGACTGTGTACCCGGGGGAGTGGTGGCACTTCAACGGGCCTGGCGCATCCGAGCCGCGCCCGATCCTCGACGTGCCGGTGAACTGA
- a CDS encoding NAD(P)/FAD-dependent oxidoreductase — MTMTSSPEFEVVVIGAGFGGINAGVRLRQAGIENFVILDKWDKVGGTWHANHYPGVAVDIPSFIYQFSYHQKGDWSRLFAPGHEIQAYAEEVVDAHGLRPKLRLNTTVTGCRFDEANDIWHVSTDSGEVTARFIIAGIGGLEVPNLPDIAGIDSFGGTVLHTAAWDHSVDLRGKRVGVIGTGASALQLIPEVAKVAAHLTVFQRTPIWVAPKPDWHTGRVTRAVLGTPILRAPLRAIGMVGVELGVGAGMLHGRRMQPLIRGAEAALKLWMRTQVKDPVTREKLTPKYLLGCKRPSMHNEYFKTYNLPHVDLVTDPIEKVTPDAVVTEGGAAHDIDVLVCATGFKVMAKGSTPPFPTLGRDGVDLNEFWEANRYQAYQGVSAPKFPNAFLVIGPYAYAPGSYLVLIESTGDHAVRVITEARQRGATRVEVKQEPHDRFFADMQKRVAGTPLMTSACGGSNTYYLNHHGDAAAFRPTTVLEMRWANRHFPLSDYRFTRNTVHVPEEVSA, encoded by the coding sequence ATGACAATGACATCCAGCCCCGAATTCGAGGTCGTCGTCATCGGTGCGGGCTTCGGCGGCATCAACGCCGGCGTCCGGCTCCGGCAGGCCGGCATCGAGAACTTCGTCATCCTCGACAAGTGGGACAAGGTCGGCGGGACGTGGCACGCCAACCATTACCCCGGCGTCGCGGTCGACATTCCGTCGTTCATCTATCAGTTCAGCTATCACCAAAAAGGCGACTGGTCGCGGCTTTTCGCACCGGGCCACGAAATTCAGGCGTACGCCGAGGAGGTCGTGGATGCCCACGGGCTGCGGCCGAAGCTGCGCCTGAACACCACGGTCACCGGATGCCGGTTCGACGAGGCGAACGACATCTGGCACGTCAGTACCGATTCCGGCGAGGTGACGGCCCGGTTCATCATCGCGGGCATCGGCGGCCTGGAGGTGCCGAACCTCCCGGATATCGCGGGCATCGACAGCTTCGGCGGGACGGTGCTGCACACCGCCGCCTGGGATCACAGCGTCGATCTGCGCGGTAAGCGGGTCGGCGTCATCGGCACGGGCGCCAGTGCGCTGCAACTGATTCCGGAGGTCGCCAAAGTCGCCGCCCACCTCACGGTGTTCCAGCGCACCCCGATCTGGGTCGCGCCCAAGCCAGATTGGCACACGGGCCGGGTCACCAGGGCGGTGCTGGGCACCCCGATACTGCGCGCGCCGTTGCGCGCGATCGGCATGGTGGGCGTCGAACTCGGTGTCGGCGCCGGCATGCTGCACGGGCGGCGGATGCAGCCGCTCATCCGCGGCGCCGAAGCCGCGCTGAAACTCTGGATGCGCACGCAGGTCAAGGATCCGGTGACGCGCGAGAAGCTCACCCCGAAGTACCTGCTGGGCTGCAAGCGACCGTCGATGCACAACGAGTACTTCAAGACCTACAACCTGCCGCACGTCGATCTGGTGACCGACCCCATCGAGAAGGTCACCCCCGACGCGGTGGTGACCGAGGGCGGCGCGGCGCACGACATCGATGTGTTGGTGTGCGCCACCGGATTCAAGGTCATGGCCAAGGGCAGCACGCCGCCGTTCCCGACCCTGGGCCGTGACGGCGTCGATCTCAACGAGTTCTGGGAGGCCAACCGCTACCAGGCGTACCAGGGCGTCTCGGCACCGAAGTTCCCCAACGCCTTCCTCGTCATCGGGCCGTACGCCTACGCCCCGGGCTCGTATCTGGTGTTGATCGAGTCGACCGGGGACCACGCCGTGCGCGTGATCACCGAGGCCCGGCAGCGTGGCGCCACCCGCGTCGAGGTCAAGCAGGAGCCGCACGACCGCTTCTTCGCGGACATGCAGAAGCGCGTCGCCGGAACTCCCCTGATGACCTCGGCGTGTGGCGGCTCCAACACGTATTACCTCAATCATCACGGCGACGCCGCGGCGTTCCGCCCGACCACGGTTCTGGAGATGCGCTGGGCGAACCGGCATTTCCCGCTGTCGGACTACCGTTTCACCCGCAACACCGTGCACGTGCCCGAAGAGGTGAGCGCATGA
- a CDS encoding SDR family NAD(P)-dependent oxidoreductase, translated as MTVAVVTGGGSGIGRATAVRFARNGSEVVVADINEQTGKETVDLIQDAGGRAVFRRLDVADLTDWEDFTDRVCAEHGVPDVVVNNAGILIGGGFLEQSNADWRRMIQINMMSPLVGSRLFVQRMTDAGVRGHIVNVCSVGAFMPTPIAPSYVVAKAGAWFGTQALRAEFGDKGIGVSAICPGLIRTSLAANGTRGGVDDSDSSDWAAKLAAGHRYIGRSPDRVAAAIERAVRWNLSTVPVGVEAWAGWYLYRLSPSAARGLYGLFTMSIADKAVALSGRLFGGKR; from the coding sequence ATGACGGTGGCAGTGGTGACGGGTGGCGGCAGCGGCATCGGACGTGCGACGGCCGTGCGGTTCGCCCGCAACGGCTCCGAGGTCGTCGTGGCCGACATCAACGAGCAGACCGGCAAGGAAACGGTCGACCTCATCCAGGACGCGGGCGGCCGCGCGGTGTTCCGGCGACTCGACGTCGCCGACCTCACCGACTGGGAGGATTTCACCGACCGGGTGTGCGCCGAACACGGCGTGCCCGACGTCGTCGTCAACAACGCCGGCATCCTCATCGGTGGTGGGTTCCTGGAGCAGTCCAACGCGGACTGGCGGCGAATGATCCAGATCAACATGATGAGCCCCCTGGTGGGATCTCGGTTGTTCGTGCAACGCATGACGGACGCCGGGGTGCGCGGCCACATCGTCAACGTGTGTTCGGTCGGCGCGTTCATGCCGACGCCCATCGCCCCCTCGTATGTGGTCGCCAAGGCCGGCGCGTGGTTCGGCACCCAGGCGCTACGTGCGGAGTTCGGTGACAAGGGCATCGGCGTCAGCGCGATCTGCCCAGGGCTGATCCGAACCAGCCTGGCCGCCAACGGGACTCGCGGCGGCGTCGACGACAGCGACAGTTCGGACTGGGCGGCCAAGCTCGCCGCCGGCCACCGTTACATCGGCCGGTCCCCCGACCGGGTGGCCGCCGCGATCGAACGCGCGGTGCGCTGGAACCTCTCGACGGTCCCGGTCGGCGTCGAGGCCTGGGCCGGCTGGTACCTGTACCGGCTGTCACCGAGTGCGGCCCGCGGTCTCTACGGCCTGTTCACGATGTCGATCGCCGACAAGGCAGTCGCCCTGTCGGGCAGGCTGTTCGGAGGGAAGCGATGA
- a CDS encoding endonuclease/exonuclease/phosphatase family protein, which produces MWHSVLTYAGAITLCAAAAGLAVRWVPIVNRTLLALAAGAPYALIGAPVAAILFGAAGNWPLAAVAVGTTVVAAVIQLPLFRRAKAPSGTALRFLSANLRYGRADAEAVVRYAEESADIVALQELTPAALARLESAGLDRLFPHRALREMDEPGGVGLWSRHPISDIRIDDGFWLGMLAADVHLPEAPAPTRVLTVHLSAPWPDPLQGWRDDLARLAGTLLTAARASTGPVLLAGDLNATPDMREFRRLLRQGYQDAGAQAGAGVVRTHPSDIVAPPVFAVDHILTRGYVATSLRTLQVPGSDHRALLAQLVAG; this is translated from the coding sequence ATGTGGCATTCAGTTCTGACATACGCCGGTGCCATCACGCTGTGCGCAGCCGCGGCCGGCCTCGCGGTGCGGTGGGTTCCGATCGTCAACCGCACACTGTTGGCACTGGCCGCCGGCGCCCCGTATGCGCTCATCGGCGCCCCCGTGGCCGCCATCCTGTTCGGCGCCGCAGGAAACTGGCCGCTGGCAGCGGTCGCGGTCGGCACCACCGTCGTCGCGGCCGTCATACAACTACCCCTGTTCCGCCGCGCGAAGGCGCCGTCGGGGACGGCACTGCGGTTCCTGTCGGCAAATCTGCGCTACGGGCGGGCCGACGCCGAAGCCGTCGTCCGGTACGCCGAGGAGAGCGCGGATATCGTTGCGCTGCAAGAACTCACGCCCGCGGCGCTGGCGCGGCTGGAGTCGGCCGGGCTCGACCGGCTGTTCCCGCACCGGGCGCTGCGCGAGATGGACGAACCCGGGGGCGTCGGGCTCTGGAGCCGTCACCCGATCAGTGACATCCGCATCGACGACGGCTTCTGGCTGGGAATGCTGGCCGCCGACGTCCACCTGCCCGAGGCACCCGCCCCCACCCGCGTGCTGACGGTGCACCTGTCCGCGCCCTGGCCCGACCCGCTACAGGGCTGGCGCGACGACCTGGCGCGACTGGCGGGCACGTTGCTGACGGCTGCCCGGGCAAGCACGGGCCCCGTGCTGCTGGCCGGTGACCTGAACGCGACTCCGGACATGCGGGAATTCCGCCGGCTGCTGCGGCAGGGCTATCAGGACGCCGGCGCACAGGCCGGCGCCGGGGTGGTTCGCACGCATCCGTCCGACATCGTCGCGCCACCGGTCTTCGCGGTCGACCACATCCTCACGCGCGGCTACGTGGCCACGTCGCTGCGGACGCTGCAGGTACCCGGTTCCGACCACCGGGCCCTGCTGGCGCAGTTGGTCGCCGGTTGA
- a CDS encoding NAD(P)/FAD-dependent oxidoreductase, with protein sequence MSTTPQFEVAVIGAGPGGIAAGVKLRKAGIDDFVILERADDVGGSWHENHYPGLGVDIPTIAYQYSFARNANWDRFFAKGAEVKQYHVDVARKYGLYPRIRFNTNVEREEWDDTGNFWKLHAADGSVVTARFVISAVGAFVRPKEDVGIAGAKSFKGKVQRPTDWDHDYDMTGKAVGIIGTGASAVQIIPAIAPEVGHLTVFQRTPVWSIPKPDFRVPAVMKKVLAIPGVQATIHGGVLVVVDLILRGALRTSHSTLDRADALCIRGYRRFVARTVHDPETSAKLTPNFGLLAKRPTMSNGYLQAYNRTNVSLVTDPIEKITPTGVRTRDGMLHKLDVLILATGYEVFSDPETYRPGTVVGRAGFDLAKFYNEEGLQAYESVSVPGLPNRWTLCGPYSWTGSGWHAFVEMTADHAVRAITETRRRAAHVCEIRPEAADAYHRTTYRRAEPLRYYLGDLNGHVPTYYRNSQGDTTYIRPSGFFEASRGNRRFPLDDYRYEIPATTAGVHA encoded by the coding sequence ATGAGTACGACGCCGCAATTCGAGGTCGCCGTCATCGGCGCCGGGCCCGGCGGTATCGCCGCGGGCGTGAAGCTCCGCAAGGCCGGCATCGACGACTTCGTCATCCTGGAGCGCGCCGACGATGTCGGGGGCAGCTGGCACGAGAACCACTACCCGGGTCTCGGCGTGGACATCCCGACCATCGCGTATCAGTACTCGTTCGCGCGCAACGCCAACTGGGATCGTTTCTTCGCCAAAGGCGCGGAGGTCAAGCAATACCACGTCGATGTGGCCCGAAAGTACGGGCTGTATCCGCGTATCCGGTTCAATACCAACGTCGAACGGGAGGAGTGGGACGACACCGGTAACTTCTGGAAGCTGCATGCCGCCGACGGTTCCGTCGTCACGGCACGGTTCGTCATCAGCGCGGTGGGCGCGTTCGTCCGGCCCAAGGAGGACGTCGGGATTGCCGGCGCGAAATCGTTCAAGGGCAAGGTGCAGCGGCCGACCGATTGGGACCACGACTACGACATGACCGGCAAGGCCGTCGGCATCATCGGCACGGGAGCCAGTGCGGTGCAGATCATTCCGGCGATCGCACCGGAGGTCGGCCATCTGACGGTGTTCCAGCGCACCCCGGTCTGGTCCATTCCCAAGCCCGACTTCCGGGTACCGGCGGTGATGAAGAAGGTGCTGGCGATCCCCGGTGTGCAGGCCACGATCCACGGCGGCGTGCTGGTCGTGGTCGACCTGATTCTCCGTGGGGCACTGCGGACCTCGCATTCGACGCTGGATCGAGCCGACGCGCTCTGCATCCGCGGCTACCGCAGATTCGTGGCCAGAACGGTGCACGACCCGGAAACCAGCGCGAAGCTGACACCGAACTTCGGTCTGCTCGCCAAACGGCCGACCATGTCCAACGGATATCTGCAGGCCTACAACCGCACCAACGTGTCGCTGGTGACCGATCCCATCGAGAAGATCACGCCGACCGGCGTCCGGACCCGCGACGGAATGCTCCACAAGCTGGACGTGCTGATCCTGGCCACCGGCTACGAGGTGTTCTCCGATCCGGAGACGTATCGCCCGGGAACCGTCGTGGGCCGGGCCGGTTTCGATCTCGCCAAGTTCTACAACGAGGAAGGCCTGCAGGCGTACGAGAGCGTCTCGGTGCCGGGGCTGCCCAACCGGTGGACGCTGTGCGGCCCGTACTCGTGGACCGGGTCGGGCTGGCACGCCTTCGTCGAGATGACCGCGGACCACGCCGTCCGCGCGATCACCGAGACCCGCCGCCGCGCGGCGCACGTCTGCGAGATTCGCCCGGAGGCCGCCGACGCCTACCATCGCACGACCTACCGACGTGCGGAACCGTTGCGCTACTACCTCGGCGACCTCAACGGGCATGTGCCCACCTACTACCGGAACTCGCAGGGCGACACCACATACATCCGTCCCTCCGGTTTCTTCGAGGCCAGCCGCGGCAACCGCAGATTCCCGCTGGACGACTACCGCTACGAAATCCCGGCCACCACCGCGGGCGTGCACGCATGA
- a CDS encoding SDR family NAD(P)-dependent oxidoreductase → MKNVIVTGAGAGIGRETAKLFAAKGGRVIVADIDMPAAKETAEQIVGAGGQAVAYRLDVAADDEWEAFGEWMFAHFGAPHVLINNAGVMDLGGFVEMSAAQWQREIDINLMSVIYGSRVFAQQMIDDGIPGHIVNLSSAAAYFPSGLEPAYGVAKSAVLMASQALRVELRSKGIGVTAICPGAIRTNLLANGQRAGLTAEQQAAWRETAGGMQRYAYTSPQKVARAIERAVRWNSAVVPVAPESWLLYGLFRFSPSLTRAVLARASFDRIESVIPVAGKALARLTGK, encoded by the coding sequence ATGAAGAACGTCATCGTCACCGGCGCGGGGGCCGGTATCGGGCGTGAGACGGCAAAGCTGTTCGCCGCCAAAGGCGGTCGGGTCATCGTCGCAGACATCGACATGCCGGCCGCGAAGGAGACGGCCGAACAGATCGTCGGCGCAGGCGGCCAAGCCGTCGCCTACCGGCTGGACGTGGCCGCCGACGACGAGTGGGAGGCCTTCGGCGAGTGGATGTTTGCCCACTTCGGCGCACCCCACGTGCTGATCAACAACGCCGGCGTCATGGACCTCGGCGGGTTCGTGGAGATGAGCGCCGCGCAGTGGCAGCGCGAGATCGACATCAACCTGATGAGCGTCATCTACGGGTCACGGGTCTTCGCGCAACAGATGATCGACGATGGGATTCCCGGCCACATCGTCAATCTGTCGTCGGCGGCCGCGTACTTTCCATCGGGGCTCGAGCCCGCGTACGGCGTCGCGAAGTCGGCCGTCCTGATGGCCTCGCAGGCGCTACGAGTGGAGTTGCGCAGCAAAGGGATCGGCGTGACCGCGATCTGCCCGGGCGCCATCCGGACCAACCTGCTCGCCAACGGCCAACGGGCCGGGCTCACCGCGGAGCAGCAGGCGGCGTGGCGCGAGACCGCGGGCGGTATGCAGCGATACGCCTACACCTCACCGCAGAAGGTTGCCCGGGCGATCGAACGGGCCGTGCGGTGGAATTCGGCCGTCGTACCGGTCGCACCGGAATCCTGGCTGCTGTACGGGCTGTTCCGGTTCTCCCCCAGCCTCACGCGCGCAGTTCTCGCGCGCGCGTCCTTCGACCGCATCGAATCCGTGATCCCGGTCGCCGGCAAGGCACTCGCCCGGCTGACCGGGAAATAG